Genomic DNA from Pirellulales bacterium:
ACATCGATCAGCCGCAGAGCAATATCCCCCTGCGCCTGGGCCAACTGATCTTGCTGTTGGACCAGGGTCGTTTGCGCATTGAACACGCGATTGAAATCGGTCACGCCCCCTTCGAATTGCAGCAGCACCAGCTCGACGGCGCGCTGCGCTTCGACCACGCTCTGCCCATAGCTGACCGCGGCCAGTTGGGCCTGCAGGAAACCGATCAGCGCGTCTTCGACCTCGCGTCCGGCGCGCAGCGCGGCCTGTTGATATTCGAGCGCTTCGCGCTGCAGTCGTGCGTCTTGCGTGGTGATGTTGTTCACGATCCGCCCGTAGTTCAACACATTCCATTGCAACGACGGAATAATGAACGACGTGAAGCTGTCGGCGCGGAACATGTCTCGGAAGTTGTCCGCCGCATAACCCAAGAATCCGTTCAGCGCCAGACGCGGGTAAAGATCCGCCTGGGCGACGCCGATTTGCGCGCTCTGCGCGGCGACCTCGCGTTCGGCCCGCCGCACATCGGGGCGGCGGCGCAGCAGATCGGCCGGAATGCCGATGGCGACTTCCGCCGGCGCACGGGGGATCGGAGCCGGGGTCAGCCCTTCGGCCAGATCCGTGACCGGCATGCCCATCAATATGCAAAGTTGATTGGCGGCCTGCCGCCGGCCGGCCACGAGCGAAGGAATGAGGGCTTCGGTCTGTGCCAAGTTCGAGCGCGCCTGGCGGACATCCAATTCGGTGGCGGCGCCGTTAGTGAAACGCTGCTCGGCCAGCTGCGTCGAACCGCGCTGGATATCGACGTTCCTGCGGGCGTATGCCAACCGCTGCTCGAAGGTGCGCATCTGCACGTAGGCCGTGGCGACGTCCGACAGCATCATCACCAACGTCTCGCCGTAGCCTTCGATGGCGGCATCTACGTCGGCCGTCGAGCCTTCGATGATGCGCCGGTAGCGGCCCCACACGTCGAGCTCCCAAGAAGCGTTGAAGCCGCTCGTGTAGAAGCTAAAGTTCTGCGGAAACGGCAGCTGCAGATTCTTCGAGATCTGGCCATGGGTATACGAGCCCAACGCGGTTTGCTTCTGGGGGAACAAATTGCCGACGGCGATGCCGCGCTGCGCCCGGGCTTCCAGGATGCGCGTCCCCGCGGCGCGCAGGTCGAGATTCTGCGCGCGGGCCGCATCGACCAGACCATTCAGCACCGGATCGTTGAAGACGGTCCACCAGGCGCAGTCGGCGGCCGGCTCGCTGATCACGCGCGGGTTGGCACTATCGACCCAAGTAGGCGCGACCGGGGCCGCCGGGCGCACATAGTTCGGCCCGACTTTCCAACCATTGCGGCACCATTGGCGCAGACTCGTGCAACCGCACGCCACACAAAGGCACAGCAACAGCAGGCTCAACCCCGGCGCACGTCGCCGCGCGCGCCGCGTCCGCCGAGGCGGGGTCCGTGTCTGGACCAGGCGGCTCGGGCGGCGCGCCGTCGGGCCGTGCGTGGTGGCGGAGAACATGGTGGAGGCTACCGAAGGCGGGCAAGGTGGCGGTCGTCTGAGGCAACAGAGGGGCGGTCGCCTCAGCAGCGGACGCGGTGAGACCGTGTCCGGATTGCCCCTAAACCCGGTACACGCGCATCTGTCAGCAATATTCGGCAACGCGGCAAAGGCTGCATGAAGTAACTGCCCCGCCTCGCCAGGACCGCCAAACTGGCCCTACCTTAACGATTGCTGCGGTTGTGCTAGCAACACGACGGCGCGGAAGCTGCGCAGAGATTGACGAATAGTGCGGGCCGGCAGGCCCTCAACGTATGCGGGCGAAATTCCGTGGGCAATTGTTTACGCACAAGAATGCCAATGCGACAACCGACCGTCATGCCGAGCACTCATGGGGCGGCTGCCGGCGGCGCTTGAAATATATATACGTCCTCAGACCCACTTTGTTTTAGCAACGGCGGTAGCGGCGGCGCGTAGTCGGTCTTGTCCGAGGGCTTCTGTTCGTTTCCAGTCGGAAGGCCATCAGTCGTCGTTTGATCGGGAAAGGATAAGTAGGAGCCCGTTCCCGACATCACCGGCGTCGCACTCCATGTCACTGCCTCTGGAAACAACTTCTGTACATGGTTGCGTTCTTCGGCTGGTGTTTCTACGCCAACTAATATCGATGGGACCGCCTCATCGCCTAGTAGCCCGCGCCACCAAGGGATGCTGGCCTCCGGCACAGTCCGAGGCCCTGCCACCAACCAACTCTCGTGATCGCGAATCCAGACTTGTCGCTGGCGAATAAAGCTCAACTCCCATGCAAGCCACATCGCGACGAGAGTCATCAGGACAAACGTCGACCCCAAGGAAAATTGAAAACGGCGGCGGGTGGTGCGCGGGATGGTAGACATTGGAAATATAATACCTGGCTGGCGAGGCGGGTTCGACAAGCGAGTTGCTACAGCGACTGAGAGCGGCCCTAGAAAGTGATTCAATTCGCGTCGACCGAGGGCGCTCATCTCGGAACAATGACGCCGATCAGAATAATTCCCGCAATAATGGCGAAAACAAGAAGCCAGAACGCCGTTCTAGTGCCGCGGCGGCGAGCAGCACACTTGGGGCAAAGCCACACTGCTCGAGTCTTTGTGTATGCTCCCATCACCGATGTCGTGCCGATTTGTTCGCTCGTCGTGTCGTACGAGGGGCTTTCGCCATGAAGGTCGCAGTCACATTGATCACATCGCATTTTGAGAACACCGTATCGGCAAGCGAAACCTCTACTCGGCGCGAGTCGGCAGGCTTTATTGTATGCCAGCGGGAGATCGACATCACGGCGCTGCGAGTCCATTGCCACAGGACGCTTATACCAAGCAAATCGGACGAATCACCCGCCATCGACAACGTCATTTTGTGCGACCCTGGCATGCCGTATGCATGGCCTTCGTTAGCGTCGCCTTCGCCTGGAAGTCTGCCATGAGAATCCTGCTTATCGTCGCGGTGCTTGCCGCGTTTCCCGCCGTTTCGTGGGCGGAGGAGTACGTGTATCACGGACCTTGGAAAACGACGAATCGCAAGCTCGACGGCGAAATGACCTGTATCGTGACTCCGCTTTTGAACAACGCCTGGCGCGGCCGTTTTTACGGCGTTTGGCAAGGTGTGCCGATGGACTACACCGTGACCTTCACGGGGCCAGTGAATGCTTTGCACGGCACGGCGAACATCGACGGTGCCGAGTACGAGTGGAAGGGTTGGATTACCAAACAAGAGTTCCGCGCCAATTTCGGCGGCGATCGTTACTCGGGCTGGTTTGATTTGAAAAGGCTGCCTGCCAAGCCGAGCGTCACTCGGCGGCCAGATGCGCACCCTTTTCAGCCACCGAGCGCTTCATGAGCGCGACCAGCAGCATCAGCACCACGGCCAGTACGGCGGCCACCCAGAAGACGTCGAAGTAGGCGAGCGAAGACGACTGCTGCTCGCGCAGACCCGAGAGCGACTCGAGCGCCATGTCCTGCGCCGTCGCGGCGTCCCCGGTTAGGCCGTAGAAGAATCCCTGCATCTGCTCTAAGTAAGAATTCACGTTCGGGTTCAGGGGATCGATCGATTCACCCAGCCGTAGCGTGTGAAACTGGTCGCGGCGTTCGTGAATCGTTTGCGCCAGCGAGGTGCCGACGCTCCCCCCTTCGTTGCGCAGCAGGCTGGCCAGGCCGACGGCCGCCCCGCGCAACTCCTTGGGCGTATACATGTAGGCCGCCACATTGAGCGGCGCGAAGATCATCGACAATCCGGCCACCGTTACCACGCGCGGCCAGACCACTTGCAACGGGCTGATGCCCAAATTCATCTGCGCCATCCAATAACAGCCGACTCCCATCACGAACAGCCCCACCACGATCATCCACCGCGCATCGACTCCGCGCCCCAGCAAAATGCCCACGATGGGGAGCAGCGTCACCGAGGCCACACCCGACGGAGACATCACCAGGCCCGAGCTAGTGGCGTCGTAGCCGAACAGCGATTGCAACAATCCGGGCAGCGACGTGCTGACGGCATACAGCACGCCAAAGGCGCAGAACAGAATAATGCACGAGACGGCAAAATTGCGCTCGCCCAGCGGTCGCAGATTAACGACCGGATTCGGGATGCGCAATTCCCAAAAGATCAGCCCGGCTAGCGCAAGGACGAAGAGCGTGGTCAAGGTTTGCACGCGTCCAAAGGGATCGCCCAGCCAGTCCCATTGCTGCCCCTTGCTGAGCCCGATTTCCCAAGACACCATCACCACGACCAGCAGCATCAGTCCAATGACGTCGAAATTGAGCGGCCGCGCGCGCAATTCGATCCGCTCGCGCTTGAGATACTCGGGATCTTCTAGCAGGAAATACGAGGCCACAAACGCCACTGCCCCCATCGGCACGTTGATGTAAAAGATCCATCGCCACGAGTAATGGTCGGTGATCCAGCCGCCGAGCGACGGCCCCAGGATCGGCGCGACTAGCCCCGCGATGGCGAATACGGTCATGGCCGCGCCCTGCTTCTCGGCCGGGAATGTATCGAGCAGAACCCCCTGCGTGCAGGGCTGCAAGCCGCCGCCGGCCAAACCCTGGATCACGCGAAACAGGATCAATTGTTCCAGGCTGGTGGCCATGCCGCACAAGCCCGAGGCAATCGTAAAGACCGCGATCGACAGCAAAAAGTAATTGCGACGTCCGAAATGAGCGGCCAGCCATCCCGAGATCGGCAGGATGATCGCGTTGGCCGCCAGGTAGCTGGTGATCACCCACTCGCTATCGATCACCGCCGCCGACAGGCCGCCGGCGATATATCGCAGCGCCACATTGGCGATCGTCGTGTCCAGCACCTCCATGAACGTGGGCACGACCACCGCCGCGGCCACAACCCAAGGATTGATCGCGGGGCGCCCGGCCATGCTCGTGGCGGCGACAGTGGTGCTCATGTCCGGCTTCCGGGGTCAAGAACTCTTTTCGGTGGGCAAGACTTCTTGCAACCGTTTGCCGGCATTGGGGCCCTCGGCCGGTTTCTTGTAATACACGTAGGGGATGACCGACAGACCCACGAACAGGGTTTGATTCTCTGCGTCGTAATCCTCCAGATCGATGCGCACCGGCAATCGCTGCACGACTTTGACAAAGTTGCCCGTCGCATTCTGCGGTGGCAACAGAGCCAGGGTCGATCCGGTTCCCATCGTGAAGCCAGTGATCCGCCCGCGGAAATGGTGGCGGCTGCCATACATGTCCACTTCGACGTCGACCGGCTGGCCGATGCGCAGCTCGGCCAGTTGCGTCTCTTTGAAATTGGCGTCGATCCAGATATCTGTCAGCGAGCGAATGGCCATCAACGCCTGGCCGGCCTGCACCTGGTTGCCCGGGTTCACGTTGCGGCGGGTGATGACGCCGTCGATTTCGGCAAAGACGTCGCAATAACGCAGATTCAGCTCGGCTTGCGAGAGGGCCGCCTGGGCCTCGTGAACCTTGGACTGCGCTTGCTTGATCGGGGCCGCCTCTTCCACGAGCTTGGCAAAAATTCGATCCACATTGCCCTCGGGATCGCGCTTGTAGAACTCGTCGATGACTTCCTTGGGGGACGCACTGTACGTGGTGGGCGTAATGCCCAAGGGCGCTGCGCTCACCAGCAAGTCGGCCAGCGCCTGGCGCACGGTAGAAAAGGTCTGATCCAGATTCGGCGGGGCGTCCAGGGGATTCTCGCGATTGATCGGCAGGCCCAGGCTGGCGCGTGTCTGTTGAATGGTTTGCTCGGCGCTTTGCACGCGGCTGCTGGCCACGTCGCGCGCGGCTTTGTATTGGTCGAACTGTTGCCGGCTGATGGCGCCCTTGCCGACCAAGGCCTCGCCGCGGCCGTAGTCTTGCTCAGCCAAGACGAGACTGGCTTTTTCGGCTTCGAGCTGCGCGACGTTGCTCTTCAGTAGCGCCAATTGGTTCCTCACGTCCTCCATAGCGTGTTCGAGCTTGAACCGGTTGCTGCGCGCTTGCGCCGCGATGCCCCGCAAACGATCCTGCGTGGCTACCAGGTCGGTCTGCGCGCTTTCCAAGGCAGTTTTCTTGATCGCCAGCTGAACTTCGTACGGCTCCTTATCGAGCTGCACGAGAATGTCTCCCTTGCGCACTCGGTTGTTGTCGTCGACTTTTACCACCAGGACCTGGCCCGGCACACGGGCAGCAACCGTGGTGACGTGGCCGTTCACGTAGGCATCGTCCGTCGAGACGGTGTTGAAGGCGCGGACGACCAGCGGCGCAAATCGGTAACCTCCCAGCAACAGCACGACGCCGGCGATCGCCAGATACAGCGGACGCCGCGACTTGCCGTGCGGAGCCGCCGCGGGGGCCGCATGGTCGACCGCCGCCGGCGGCATGACCACGGCCGCAGGCGCGTGCGCCCCTTCATGCGAAGCGCCCGCGGGTGCATGCGGATCGGTACTTTCGCGCTGCTGCGAACTCATGGCGGTGGCTCCTTGGCTTCTGCACAGAACGCCTGGCGGCGCCGTATCGCCGCGCTCTACCCAACCCTCGGCGTAGAGTCGTGCGGCGACCAGTGCCGGCCGATGCGCAGAGCATTGTATACAGGACCGGCGATCATTCCATGCGATGACGAAATAACCAGCCCGCGCTAGACAATGTGACCATGCCAATCAGGGCCATCGGCCAGATGTTGGCGAAGACCACCGAGGCCGGCAGGTCTTTGAGGAATATTCCCTTGACGATTAGCACGTAATAGCGGATCGGGTTGCACAGCGTCGCGTATTGCAGCCAGTCGGGCATGTTTTCGACCGGGCTGGCGAAGCCCGATAGCGACATGGCCGGTACCATGAAAACAAACGCTCCCAGGATGGCCTGCTGCTGGGTCTTGGCCACCGACGAAACGAACAACCCCACCCCAATCACGGCGAACAGATAGACCACCATGCTGCCGTAGAGTAGCAACAGCGATCCCTCGAACGGGACGCGAAATACTACCACGCCGGCCAGAATCATCACGCTGGCTTGGGCCATACCCAAGAACAGGGCCGGCACCGTCTTGCCGATGATGATCTCTAGCGGCCCCAGCGGCGAGACCAGCAATTGTTCGAACGTGCCGAGCTCGCGCTCGCGGGCGACCGATAGCGCGGTCACCAGCAGCCCCATCACGGTGGTCAGTATCGCGACCAGGCTGGGGACCGTGTTCCAGGTGACGGTCTGATTCGGATTGAACCACAAGCGGCTGGCGATCACCGTCATCGGCGGTACCGCCCCACGGCGGGCCGCTAGCAGTTCTTCGTTGAAGCGGGTAATGATCACGGTCGCATAGCCTTCCACAATCTGCGCGGCGTTCGAGCGCCGGCCGTCGAGCAATAGCTGCACGTCTGTCGGGCGGCCCGCGGCCAGCTCGCGCGAGAAGTCCGACTGAATCGACAGCACCATCAGCGCAAAGCGCGAGTCGATGGCGCCGGCAATCTGACTTTCGTCATCCAAAAACTGGATCGAAGAGAAGTTTGGCGAGCCTTCGAACAGCGCCACCAGGTCGCGGGCGCTGGTGCCGAGATCGCGATTCAGGATCGCGATCCGCACGTCTTTCACTTCTTGCGTCGCCGCAAAGGAGAATACCAACAGCTCGATGAGCGGCGGCACGATCAGGATCGCGCGGCTTTTCGGATCTCGCCAAACGGCGAGAAATTCTTTCACGATCAGCGTGCTGATGCGATGCCACATAGCGGCTATTCCAATCTCATACGAGTAATGCGCACCAACAGCGCGAGCAATACAGTGCTCATCAGCACGAGCGCCAACGTGCCTGGCACCAGCACCGACATCACGTCGCCGGCCAGAAATAATGTCTGCAAGCTGGCCACGAAGTAGCGCGGCGGCAGCAGGTAGGTGAACCAACGGATCGGCCAGGGCATGGCGTCGATCTCAAAAATAAACCCAGACAGCTCAAAGGCCGGCAAAAAGCCCATCACCAGCGCGGCCTGGCTGGCGGCAAACTGATTTTTGGTAAGCGTCGAGATCAACAGGCCCAGCGGCAGCATCGCGGATAAAAACGCGGTCGAGACGATCAAGAGCGCGCCGATCGAGCCGCGGAATGGCACGCCAAAGATATACACCGCCGCCGTCACCGACAGCACCATGGCCCCCATGCCCAGCAAGAAATAGGGCAACAACTTGCCGATCAGAAATTCGGATCGTCCGACGGGTGTGGCCATCAGCGCCTCGATCGTGCCGCGTTCCCACTCGCGGGCCACGACCAGCGCCGTAAGCAGCGTGCCGATCAGCGTCATGATGATCGCGATCGATCCCGGGATCAGAAAGTTCTGACTTCGTATGTCGGGATTGAACCAATAACGCGCCTCGATCCCGACGATGGCGGGCATTCTGCGCGGCGACGTCATGGCCGAGCCGGCGATGGCCTCTTGGCCGATCCAGTTGGCCCACACGCCTTCGACGTAGTTCAGCACCAGACCGGCCGTGTTGGGATCGGCCCCATCGACGATGACTTGGATCGGCGCCGATTCGCCGCGCCCCAGCCGGTCGCTGAAATCGGCCGCCAGCACGATTACACCCTTGATCCGGCCAGCCACCAGGTCGTCTTCGACCTCGGCCCGATGATGCGCGCGGATCACGGTGAAGTAGGGAGAGTTGTGGAACGAGGCCAACAGGCTGTCAACCTCGGGCGTTGATTGCTCGATCACCACGGCCACCGGCACGCGCCGCAGATCGAGCGTCACGCCGTAGCCGAATACGAACAGCAAGAGCAGCGGCAGCAGCCCGGCGATCAGATAACTGCTCCAATCCCGTCGGATCTGCAGCGACTCCTTGCGCACCAGTCCCGATACACGTCGCAACCAGGCCGCGGGGCCCGTGACGGCGTTCTTCATGAGGCCTCCCGCCGCTGGTCGTACTGCTCGACGAGCAAGATGAACGCATCTTCGAGCGTGGGCTCCTCGCCGTCGGGGCGATGAACCGATTCTTTCAACGCGTCGGGCGAACCTTCGGCGATGATGTGCCCCTGGTACACCAGGCCGATGCGATCGCAGTATTCGGCCTCGTCCAGAAAGTGAGTCGTCACCATCACGGTCACGCCATGCTCGACCATGGCGTTGATGTGCCCCCAAAACTCGCGCCGCGTCAACGGATCGACCCCGGACGTCGGTTCATCGAGAAACAACACGGCCGGATCGTGCATCAGGGCACAGGCCAGCGCCAGGCGTTGTTTGAAGCCCAGCGGAATGGCGCCTGCGTTTTGTTCCAGGTAAGGGGCCAGGCCGAAAGAGTGAATCACCCGATCCGTGGCGGCGGTTCTGTCTCGCCCGGCAAGTCCGTAGACACCGGCAAAAAAGTGCAGGTTCTGCCGCACGCTCAGGTCGCCGTACAACGAGAACTTTTGCGCCATGTAGCCCAATCGCCGGCGCGCCAGTCCGCCAGCCCGATAAAGATCGAAGCCAGCCACGCGGGCAATTCCAGCAGTGGGGCGCAGCAAGCCGCACATCATTTTGAACGTGGTCGATTTGCCGGCCCCGTTCGGCCCCAGCAGTCCGAAGATCTCGCCGCGCTCGATGCGAAACGAGATTTGGTCTGCGGCCGTGAAGTCGCCAAATCGCTTAGTGAGCGACTGCGCCTCGACAACGATCGGAGTCGACGAACCGTGATTCGTTTTCGAAACGACCACCGGCTCGGGCTCTCCCTTGGGCCCGCCCCCCAACAGATCGACAAAGGCGTCTTCGAAGCGCGGCGGCGTGGCCACGACTTTAGCCGAGGCGACTCCCAGCGCGGCCACGTCAGGCAGCTCGCCATCGTGGGCCATCACCACGCGTACACTGCTCCCTTGGATCACGCCGTCGACGACATCGGACTGCTTGATGACTTGCGCTAGCGCCTTGCGTCTCTGCGTGCCGAGATCCTGCACAAGAAACGTGCGCCCGGTGACGCTGGTGGTCAGTTCCTTGGGAGGTCCCTGGTAGACGGCCCTCCCTTCGTTCATCAGTAGCACTTCGGCGCAGCGTTCGGCTTCGTCCAGATAGGCCGTGCTCCACACGACGCCGATGCCTTGGTCCACCAGGTCGTACACCATCTGCCAAAGCTCGCGCCGCGAGATCGGATCGACCCCCACGCTAGGCTCGTCGAGCAAAAGCAACTGCGGCGCCTGAATCAGGCAGCAAGCCAGCCCCAGCTTTTGCTTCATGCCGCCGGAAAGCTTGCCCGCCAGGCGTTTGGTGAATGGACCCAGGGCGGTGAACGAGAGCAATCGCTCGTAGGACTGGCGGCGGTCGGCGCCGGTCACGCCCCGCAAGTCGGCGTACAGGTCGAGGTTTTCCTGAACCGTCAAATCCTCGTACAGCCCGAAACGTTGCGGCATGTAACTGAGCGATTGCCGGATGGGGGCCAGGTTCTTGGCCGTGTCGTAGCCGCGCACCAGGACGCGCCCCTTGGTCGGCAACAACAATCCGGCCAGCAATCGCAACAGCGTGGTCTTGCCGGCCCCATCGGGGCCGATCAGGCCGGTGACCTGGCCAGGTTCGATGCGCAACGTAAGATCGGCGATCGCCGGCGGTGCGCCGCCGCTAAATTGCTTACAGACACCGTCGACCAGAGCCAATGGTTCGTCGGCCATGGCTCATTCCCGCCCGTCGAGATTCAATGTCACGCTGACCGGCATTCCCTGCCGCAGGCCGCTGTTGGGATTATCGACGACCACCCGCAAGCGATAGACCAGATTCGTCCGCAGCTCGCGCGTCTCGACTGTCTTGGGAGTGAACTCGGCCGTGGGCGAGATGAATCCGATCCGACCCTGATAGGGCTTGTCTGGCGCCGTGTCGGTGCGCACTTCGGCCAGCATGCCAGGCCGAATGCGTCCGAGGTCACGCTCGTTGACATACGTGCGCACCCAAACCGGCGAGGCGAGCGTCAGCGTGAACACCGTCTCGCCTGCCGCCACGATGGCCCCTTTTTCGCGGGCTCGGGTCAGGATGATTCCGTCGCTGGGTGCGAACAGCTCGCTGTCCGACAGCCGGCGCTCGGATTGGACGACGGCCGCTTCGGCATCGGCCAATTGCGCTTTGCCTGCATCGATGTCTTCTTGCCGCGGGCCGATCACGGCCATGCGTTCGGTTTCTTCGGCGTACTTCAGCCGGGCTTGCGCCTCGGCCAAGGCGGACTTTGTCTGGTCGAATGTCTCGCGGCTCACCGCGCCCGAATTCACCAGCCGCTCGGCGCGATCGAAATCCTGTTGGGCGCGGGCGACCGTGGCGTGTTGTTCGGCCACTTGGGCTTTGGCCGACGAGATCTCCTCCGGACGCGAGCCGTTTTCCAAGCGGGCCAGTGCGGCCGCGGCGCTAGCGCGGCGTGCTTGAACACGCTGCAAGTCATCCTCGAAATACTTCTTGTCGAGTGTCGCAATCACTTGTTCCGCGGTGACGGTGTCGCCCTCGTCGACGGCCAGCGAAGCGATCCGCCCGTCCACCTTGAAGGCCAGGTTCACTTGCCGTACGTCGATGTTCCCCTGAATGACCAGGTGCGAACTGTCGCCGACGGAGTACTCGAAGCGATACCACGCGTAGCCACCGCCGGCCGCCGCGGCGATCAAGAGCGCTGGCAGCACAAAACGAATCGGCGAGCGATGCTCGACAACGGGCGGTGCGGCCGCAGTGCTGGCGCCCGCAGGCGCGTCACGCGTTGCGCCAGTCGGCGCCGTGGGCGCAGGCGTGCTGGCCGTGTCTTGCCCGGGCTTCGATGTTGATGTGCCTTTGCCAGACTTTGCGGTAGGGTCTCCGGCGTCCCGCTTTGCGGTGGACATGTATGCTGGTACCTGAAGTATCGACACGCTCGCCGGCCACGGGGCAGCAGCAGAACGTCGGTAGATAAGAGTCTCGCAGTGATAACGTCTGACAGTTGTTATACTCCGGCAGCCGAAATCGCTGAACATCATCCCGCCACAGGTCGTCACGGTCACACGTGGCCTGGAATCGTTCCAACGAGCGCGCCCGGGATGAACCGCGGGCGAAAACCAGGGCCAAAGCCGTTGTGTGGCATCAACCGATGGCTGCTTGGCGAGAAACCCATCAGAAAGCGCTGTCGAAAGCCAGGGAGGAACCGGCATGAGCAAGAGGTCTGGCCATTTGGGCGCTGCTACAGGGGAAGATCCCAATCGCGTCGATTCCCGTTTGCGAATGGGAATGGAAACGACGCTTTTGATCTGGATCCGCACCGGACTGGCGCTAATGGGTTTCGGATTTGTGCTGGCGCGATTCGGCTTGTTCTTGGAAGAACTGGCCGCGCGACATGCCACTCCTCCCCCCGTGCATATCTCGCTGTGG
This window encodes:
- a CDS encoding DUF202 domain-containing protein codes for the protein MSKRSGHLGAATGEDPNRVDSRLRMGMETTLLIWIRTGLALMGFGFVLARFGLFLEELAARHATPPPVHISLWFGILLILLGVVVNLLSAWLHLPFLRRARSGETDLPGTWKLALALAVLSAAAGAAMALLLLMMESRA